The window TACTCTTATCGGTTCGTCAAAAGTAGTCACGCATCACGAGAACCGCAGAGTAACGTTCCATTCCAAGTAGGATAGCATGTAGAGGTGAGTTGGGGTAGGTCGGTTTCATCCTGTCAACATTATCCAAACAGATGCTTGGCCCAGCCAGCAGCGCCGATGTAGCCAGCTTTTTCAGCCAGGGATGCATACTCTATTCTGGTGTTCTGTGCCGGCACCGGGAATGCAATGCGCAGTATCTGCTCACGAATCTGCTCTAGAAACTTCGGACCGGCAGCGACACTCATTCCGCCACCAAAAAGAACGATATCTGGATCAATCGTGTGCATCATGCAGGTGGCGCCAACAGCCAGTGAATATGCAGCATCATCTACTATTTTCTTTGCAAGCGCATCGTTCATCTCAGCTGCCCGAAACAAAGTTCTTGCATTAAGACCTTCTGATTGAACCAACTGGCTGAGCATTGTCGGTGGCGTTGCCTGTATTTCTTCGGTCATTATTTTTCGTAAAGCCGTTTCACTGGCATAAGCCTCTAGATGGCCAGTATTACCGCAGCCACACATTCTTCCACCAAAAGCCTGGATGACAATGTGACCAACCTCGGAGCCGTGGCTGTGCTCGCCTTCAATGATCTTTTTGTCCCAGATGATTCCACAGCCAATTCCAGTACCCAGTGTGAACAACACCAGGCTGCTGCTTCCCTGTCCTGCTCCAGCCCAGAATTCACCGTAGGCAGCAGCGTTGGCATCATTTTGAAAGGCGGTTGGTTTGCCGAGTTTTTTCTGAATGTGATCGCGGACTGGAATGTTTCGCAAAGTGGGCATATTGACGGGATGCGTCATGATTCCCTTGGGAATATCCATAAGTCCCGGGGTTGCTACGCCAATGGCCTTGATGTCGTTTATGCTGACTGTTGCCTTTTCAATCGACTGATGAATAGAGAGTTCAACTTGACTAAGAAACACATCGGCGCCGAGTTCTGATTTTGTCGGAACGATGGAAATATCTTCTACGGGTTGGCCTTTGTAATCAACCACGCCCGTTTTGATGGTTTGCCCACCAACATCAACACCGATGTAATACATGACTGTAATCCTGGTGGAAAACCGAGTGTTACCATTCTGTGATGTTCAGTTGGTTGTGTCGAAGGAATATCTGGCATTCATTCTTCGTAAAGACGCTCGAAGTGGTGCCGACGGCACGAACGCAGGATGCACCAAGTGCGCTGGCTAATGAGAGACATCCTCGCTCATCCAGTCCTTCGATCATTCCAGTAATATACCCTGCATCAAATGCGTCGCCACTGCCAGAGCCATCCACATACTCGACCTGATAAATTCCAGACTTTAATCTCACATGCTTGTTGACCAGCACGGCACCCTGCTTTCCACACGTGATTACTACGGTTTTGGCTCCCATCTGATGGAATTCCTGAGCCTGCCTGCACGGTTCAGTAGTAGAAAGGATGATGGCGGCTTCATCTTCGTTGGGCAGGAAGACATCTACCCATGGCAGGAGTAAATTCAGCTTCGAGATGTATTCTCCAGGGTAAGGAATGCCAACATCCAGGACGGTTATGATGCCTTTGTCTTGCGCGGTGCGAAATAACTTTGACAGCCCGGATTGTTCCAGACCAGGCATGAGCAGGTAGCCACCTACATACAGAACTTTAATTCCATCAAGAAGGGCGTGAGAGATGTCGTTCGCAGTAAGGTGGGCATTAGCGCCGAAGGTATGCACAAATCGTCTATCTTCTCCTTTGACATTGATGATCATGGTCTGGCTGGTTTCAATTCCGGGAGTTTCCAGAATGCTCTCGGTATTAACGTTTGCACTCAGGAGAATTTCGCGGACTACCTTGCCGAACAGATCGTTGCCAACTCTGCCTACGACAGATGCACGTACTTCCATTTTGGAAAGGTCAACAGCAGTGTTGGCAGCACAGCCACCGCTGGTTAACAGCATGGAATCAGCCAAAACCAGTTCGCCAGCTCGGGGGAGATGATTGATAGGTGTACAGACATGGTCGGCGACGATAATACCAACACACAGGACTTCAATGTTACTGTTCATACCAGGATCCGAGTTGAACTCTAACTTTTGGCCCGTGCTTCTTCGAACCGTTTTTTCTCGGTGGCATCATCCTCTGCGGCTACACTGGCAGCGATGGCAACATGAAACTCGCTCAGCAGTGGAATGACAATAGCTGCAATGGTGAATCCAAATGCTCCTACGACAACCAGGAATGGCCAGAGCGCATCACCCCCACCACCGGTGCGAACATTGCCCACCATCACATTGGTAATGGCATAGAAAATTCCAACCGGACAAATGATAGACGCAAGCAGCAGAGCTGAACTGGGTTTGTCGCCACTGAGCACCAGCCACAAGCCGCCAATACCAATGAACAGGAAAAGCAGGAAGTTCGTGATCTGCACTTCGAACCTGCCACCAATCATAATCAGATAAATACACAGGAAGGTGCAGACAAAAATAAAAAAGACCGTACCGAGACTCATCCCAATCGCCAGTCGAGTATTAACCCGGCTTAAGGCCACATGAATTCCCAGCACAATAATAAATGCTAATAAAACCAGCATCGTGATGAAGACAAACGAAAATGTTTCCAAAGGTAAATAGCCCTGGTAGCCAAGCCAACCAAGAAATATCAAAGGTGGCAGGATCATTTCCTTGGTGTTGAAGATAACACCCTTGATTTTCCCGAACAGGAATTCTGCAGGACTTAATTCGGTGACGAGAAGTAATTCCAGTGCACCCAGGTCTCTTTCGGAGGTAATAGAAGTTACTGCCTGTGCATTGATCAGGATAAAGCTCAACACCATCATGGGCACCAGTGCGTACGCCAGGTCGAAACGTGTTGCGATAGTCGGAGACTTCAAAGAGGTTACTGCGGACCAGATAAGGAACCCGATGACAACTAAGAAGAGCGCCTTGATGACTAGTGGTTTCCGCCCATAGGCTCGTGTCTTGATTTCGCGCCAGGCGATGGGGTTCTCCCATACTTCACGAACTTTACCGGGGGCAGCATGGCGATTTCGGCCTTCCTGCAATTCCTGTTCAGATTCATCTTCTGAGCCTTCCGGACCTCGACTTTTTTCGTTGCTGGGATTCCAGATACGCAGCATCGCAATGCCGAGAATGTTAAGGAACAGAGAGATTCCCAGCATGGAGAAAAAGAAGGGCAGACTCTGCAAGCCAAGCAAATGCTGACTGTCTGGAGAAAGTACTCGAATCAAGACACGGTAAGGATTAAGACATTCACGCAGATACAGTAAGGCTGATTCGGAAGCAGGAAACACCTGCGAGAGAAATCCAATCGCTTCGACCAGCACCAGATATAAGACAATTCCCAGCACGGTGACGGCTAGCGTTTGAAATGTTCTATCACGCCAAAGGGCAATCAGGCAACCCAGTGAACCGGCAGCCAGTGCGGAACCGGCAAGAACGAGAAACGCATCAATGACCTGCAGAAATGTTGTCCCTCCCAGGAGAACTGTTGCCCCGAGTATCGGCAGAGAAGCGATGAGCAGAATGCTGATCTGCATCAGACTACCGAGCAGTTTGCCGAGTACCAACTCGTAATTCCGCAGGTCAGTCATCAAAAGCAGAATGAATGTTCTGCGATCTTTTTCCTGTGCGACGGATGCTGCAGCAAAAAGTGAAGAAAAGAAAATGACGAGGGTTAGTTGCAGGAAACTGAGAAGTTGAAAGAACAGAACGCCAAAATGTGAGTAATCTCCTAAGGTTACCGATTTCCCCCATCCATACAGTGTCTGCCAGAAAGTAACTCCAGTAACAAGCAGAAGTCCGAGATAAAGACTGCGTAACAAATAATGACGTGAATGACGCGGAACAGTCAGGGCTTCACGGTTAAAGATGGGGCCAAGCATATCAGTCAGTTGATTCCTATGGAAGCAATGTAGCCGGGTATTGGGACAGATGAACAATGCTTATGATTTAAGATTATGAACCCGTCCGGTGTTGAGGTAGAACCGTTGCAGAGCTAAGAGGAAGAATAATGCCGATAATCCT of the Planctomycetia bacterium genome contains:
- a CDS encoding carbohydrate kinase family protein — protein: MNSNIEVLCVGIIVADHVCTPINHLPRAGELVLADSMLLTSGGCAANTAVDLSKMEVRASVVGRVGNDLFGKVVREILLSANVNTESILETPGIETSQTMIINVKGEDRRFVHTFGANAHLTANDISHALLDGIKVLYVGGYLLMPGLEQSGLSKLFRTAQDKGIITVLDVGIPYPGEYISKLNLLLPWVDVFLPNEDEAAIILSTTEPCRQAQEFHQMGAKTVVITCGKQGAVLVNKHVRLKSGIYQVEYVDGSGSGDAFDAGYITGMIEGLDERGCLSLASALGASCVRAVGTTSSVFTKNECQIFLRHNQLNITEW
- a CDS encoding ABC transporter permease, whose protein sequence is MLGPIFNREALTVPRHSRHYLLRSLYLGLLLVTGVTFWQTLYGWGKSVTLGDYSHFGVLFFQLLSFLQLTLVIFFSSLFAAASVAQEKDRRTFILLLMTDLRNYELVLGKLLGSLMQISILLIASLPILGATVLLGGTTFLQVIDAFLVLAGSALAAGSLGCLIALWRDRTFQTLAVTVLGIVLYLVLVEAIGFLSQVFPASESALLYLRECLNPYRVLIRVLSPDSQHLLGLQSLPFFFSMLGISLFLNILGIAMLRIWNPSNEKSRGPEGSEDESEQELQEGRNRHAAPGKVREVWENPIAWREIKTRAYGRKPLVIKALFLVVIGFLIWSAVTSLKSPTIATRFDLAYALVPMMVLSFILINAQAVTSITSERDLGALELLLVTELSPAEFLFGKIKGVIFNTKEMILPPLIFLGWLGYQGYLPLETFSFVFITMLVLLAFIIVLGIHVALSRVNTRLAIGMSLGTVFFIFVCTFLCIYLIMIGGRFEVQITNFLLFLFIGIGGLWLVLSGDKPSSALLLASIICPVGIFYAITNVMVGNVRTGGGGDALWPFLVVVGAFGFTIAAIVIPLLSEFHVAIAASVAAEDDATEKKRFEEARAKS
- a CDS encoding ROK family protein, which gives rise to MYYIGVDVGGQTIKTGVVDYKGQPVEDISIVPTKSELGADVFLSQVELSIHQSIEKATVSINDIKAIGVATPGLMDIPKGIMTHPVNMPTLRNIPVRDHIQKKLGKPTAFQNDANAAAYGEFWAGAGQGSSSLVLFTLGTGIGCGIIWDKKIIEGEHSHGSEVGHIVIQAFGGRMCGCGNTGHLEAYASETALRKIMTEEIQATPPTMLSQLVQSEGLNARTLFRAAEMNDALAKKIVDDAAYSLAVGATCMMHTIDPDIVLFGGGMSVAAGPKFLEQIREQILRIAFPVPAQNTRIEYASLAEKAGYIGAAGWAKHLFG